A genome region from Chitinophagales bacterium includes the following:
- the dnaB gene encoding replicative DNA helicase, with protein sequence MSEPQDILKATRDSLRRTKSLSGDAQNVMDFGKLPPQAVDLEEAVLGAVMIEKDAINEVSDLLKEESFYVDKHQRIWRAIRTLDQKQSPIDLLTVTEQLKKQGDIDMVGGAFYVAQLTNKVASAANVKHHAHIIAEKLIQRQLISTSTEVIKDAYSDTSDVFELLDKAEKNLFSIAESNLKRSSENIADILLHELKELDIRMNNSQDHLNGVPSGFIDLDKATGGWQKSDFIIVAARPAMGKTAFTLALARNAAVDHKKPVAIFSLEMSNVQLVQRLISMETHIAADKIRRGSLEEYEYQILTSKIDSLRNAPIFIDDTPAINVFELRSKCRRLKQQHGVEMIIIDYLQLMSGTNEGKGGGNREQEISQISRSLKGMAKELDVPVIALSQLSRAPEKRGGPPKPVLSDLRESGAIEQDADIVIFLYRPEYYKIPNFDDGTPTDGIAEVLISKHRNGPVVDVRTRFISTFAKFENLNTFSAIDEYGAISKEKQKQNFVIAQSKINKGEEDDFEFKRQHKPGDFNNNDDNAPF encoded by the coding sequence ATGAGCGAACCACAAGATATATTAAAAGCCACCCGCGATTCATTACGCAGAACAAAATCGCTATCGGGCGATGCTCAAAACGTAATGGACTTCGGCAAACTTCCGCCACAAGCAGTGGATTTGGAAGAAGCCGTTTTAGGTGCTGTAATGATTGAAAAAGATGCCATAAACGAAGTAAGCGACCTACTAAAAGAAGAAAGCTTTTATGTAGATAAACACCAACGTATTTGGCGCGCCATAAGAACTTTAGACCAAAAGCAATCGCCCATAGATTTGCTTACTGTTACAGAGCAATTAAAAAAACAAGGCGATATAGATATGGTTGGCGGAGCATTTTATGTAGCACAACTTACCAATAAAGTAGCCTCTGCTGCCAACGTAAAACACCATGCACACATTATTGCCGAAAAACTTATTCAAAGGCAACTTATTTCTACCTCTACCGAGGTAATAAAAGATGCCTACTCCGACACCTCCGATGTTTTTGAATTGCTGGATAAAGCAGAGAAAAACCTATTTTCTATTGCAGAAAGCAATTTAAAACGCAGCTCCGAAAACATTGCAGATATTTTACTGCACGAACTGAAGGAGCTAGATATACGCATGAATAACAGCCAAGACCATTTGAATGGCGTACCATCGGGCTTTATAGATTTAGATAAAGCTACCGGAGGTTGGCAAAAGAGCGATTTTATTATTGTGGCAGCACGTCCTGCCATGGGAAAAACTGCCTTTACACTGGCACTTGCCCGCAATGCAGCAGTAGATCACAAAAAACCCGTAGCCATTTTTTCTTTAGAGATGAGCAATGTGCAATTAGTACAGCGTTTAATTTCTATGGAAACACATATTGCTGCAGATAAAATACGCAGAGGGAGTTTAGAAGAATACGAATACCAAATTCTTACTTCTAAAATAGATTCGTTGCGCAATGCACCTATTTTTATTGACGACACACCTGCCATTAACGTGTTTGAACTGCGCAGCAAATGCCGTAGGTTAAAACAACAACATGGTGTGGAAATGATAATTATAGATTACCTGCAACTTATGAGCGGCACCAACGAAGGAAAAGGAGGCGGCAACCGCGAGCAGGAAATAAGCCAGATATCGCGCTCGCTAAAAGGCATGGCAAAAGAATTAGACGTACCCGTAATTGCACTATCGCAGCTATCGCGCGCACCGGAAAAACGTGGCGGCCCTCCCAAGCCGGTATTGAGCGACTTGCGCGAGTCGGGAGCCATAGAGCAAGATGCCGATATTGTAATTTTCTTATACCGCCCCGAGTACTACAAAATTCCAAATTTTGACGATGGTACTCCTACCGATGGCATTGCCGAAGTGCTAATATCTAAACACAGAAATGGGCCTGTGGTAGATGTGCGCACACGCTTTATAAGCACCTTTGCAAAATTTGAAAACCTGAACACTTTTAGTGCCATAGATGAATATGGAGCTATTAGTAAAGAGAAACAAAAGCAGAATTTTGTAATTGCTCAATCAAAAATAAACAAGGGCGAAGAAGATGATTTTGAGTTTAAACGCCAGCACAAACCAGGCGATTTCAACAATAATGATGACAACGCGCCATTCTAA
- the maf gene encoding septum formation protein Maf, whose translation MRSIILASNSPRRKELLSMANILFEVRSKNIPETHPEGVPLQEIPLHLAKQKAMALQPDITNEIVIGADTVVLLGNRIFEKPNTPQEAVEMLQMLSGHTHEVVTGVFIFSNEKQVGFSETTRVTFNQLSKEEIEFYVAKYSPFDKAGSYACQEWIGAVGIRSFEGDYFNVVGLPINKVYKVLKEDFGYKIIS comes from the coding sequence ATGCGCAGTATCATTTTAGCTTCTAATTCGCCCCGCAGAAAAGAGTTGCTTTCTATGGCCAATATTTTGTTTGAAGTACGCTCTAAAAACATACCAGAAACCCACCCGGAAGGCGTGCCACTACAAGAAATTCCACTCCATTTAGCAAAGCAAAAGGCCATGGCATTGCAGCCGGATATTACAAACGAAATAGTAATTGGTGCCGATACGGTGGTTCTTTTAGGTAATCGAATTTTCGAAAAACCCAATACTCCGCAAGAAGCAGTAGAAATGCTGCAAATGCTGAGCGGACACACACACGAGGTGGTTACAGGCGTTTTTATTTTTTCAAACGAAAAGCAAGTTGGTTTTTCTGAAACTACAAGAGTTACTTTCAATCAACTATCTAAAGAGGAAATAGAATTTTACGTGGCAAAATACAGCCCATTCGATAAAGCCGGCAGCTATGCCTGCCAAGAATGGATTGGTGCAGTTGGCATACGCAGTTTTGAAGGCGATTATTTTAATGTGGTGGGCTTGCCAATAAACAAAGTATATAAAGTATTGAAAGAAGATTTTGGATATAAAATAATTTCCTGA
- a CDS encoding (Fe-S)-binding protein: MEVKTMAEYAAAGEMPEVLFWVGCAGAFDQRAQKVTRAFVKILDHLKVKFAVLGSEESCTGDPAKRAGNEFVFQMLALQNIEVLNGYGVKNIVTTCPHCFNILKNEYPSLGGTFNVIHHSTYLQQLINDGKIKLTDANEFRGKKITYHDSCYLGRANDIYEAPRAVLEALDADLVEMKSCKSKGLCCGAGGAQMFKEEEHGTKRINMERTEQALDTNAEIVAAACPFCNTMMTDGVKAKDKQAQVKVLDIAELLAAGQGLL, translated from the coding sequence ATGGAAGTTAAAACAATGGCAGAGTATGCTGCAGCTGGCGAAATGCCCGAGGTGCTTTTTTGGGTGGGATGTGCAGGCGCTTTCGACCAAAGAGCACAAAAAGTAACCCGCGCTTTTGTGAAAATTTTAGATCACCTTAAAGTGAAATTTGCAGTTTTAGGTTCCGAGGAAAGTTGCACCGGAGATCCTGCAAAGCGTGCCGGTAATGAATTTGTTTTTCAAATGTTGGCACTGCAAAATATTGAAGTGCTAAACGGTTATGGAGTTAAAAATATTGTAACTACTTGTCCTCACTGTTTCAATATCTTAAAGAATGAATATCCTTCGTTGGGAGGAACTTTTAATGTAATACACCACAGCACTTATTTGCAGCAACTCATCAACGATGGTAAGATAAAACTTACCGATGCCAATGAGTTTCGAGGCAAAAAAATTACGTATCACGATAGCTGCTACTTAGGTCGCGCCAACGATATTTACGAAGCCCCGCGGGCAGTTTTAGAAGCATTGGATGCCGATTTGGTAGAAATGAAATCGTGTAAAAGTAAAGGTCTTTGCTGTGGAGCGGGCGGTGCTCAAATGTTTAAAGAAGAAGAACATGGCACCAAGCGTATAAACATGGAGCGCACCGAGCAGGCACTAGATACTAATGCCGAAATTGTGGCTGCCGCATGTCCGTTTTGTAATACCATGATGACCGATGGCGTAAAAGCTAAAGACAAACAGGCTCAGGTGAAAGTACTTGATATTGCCGAACTGTTGGCCGCAGGGCAAGGCTTGTTGTAA
- a CDS encoding dihydroorotase: protein MMATIIRNATLVNEGKIFNADVLIKGERLERIDSGFDVKFQAAEVNAEGKYLMPGLIDDQVHFREPGLTHKATIGSEARAAVAGGVTSFMEMPNVQPPTLTQALLEEKYHIASQTALANYSFYMGVSNNNFEEVMKTPLENVCGVKIFMGSSTGNMLVDDAQILEKIYASTPHLIAVHCELEPLVKERKAAFEAEYGDKLNASFHPVIRSEEVCFRSSSFAVALAKKHNTRLHILHITTAEELELFSNEIPLAQKKITAEVCVHHLLFTADDYERLGNKIKCNPAIKDKRHSPELLKALLDGRIDVFATDHAPHTTEEKNQHYNAAPAGVPLVQHSLNVMLQFYHEGKISLPQIVEKGSHAVATCFKVKERGYLREGYFADVVLLDVNKEWQVKKDNIYYKCAWSPFEGKTFRGAVEQTFVNGNSVFNNGNFNEAVKGKRLLFNK from the coding sequence CTGATGGCAACTATTATTCGCAACGCAACTTTAGTAAACGAGGGTAAGATTTTTAATGCCGATGTATTGATAAAAGGCGAAAGACTTGAACGAATAGACAGTGGTTTTGATGTAAAATTTCAAGCAGCAGAGGTAAATGCCGAGGGTAAATATTTAATGCCGGGTTTAATAGACGACCAAGTACATTTTCGAGAGCCGGGTTTAACGCATAAAGCTACTATTGGCTCCGAAGCACGGGCTGCCGTAGCAGGTGGGGTAACCTCGTTTATGGAAATGCCCAATGTGCAGCCGCCAACACTCACGCAGGCGTTGCTGGAGGAAAAGTATCACATAGCATCGCAAACAGCGCTTGCCAATTACTCTTTTTACATGGGTGTGAGCAATAACAACTTCGAAGAGGTAATGAAAACACCTTTAGAAAATGTGTGCGGAGTGAAAATTTTCATGGGCAGCAGCACCGGAAATATGCTGGTAGATGATGCGCAAATTCTAGAAAAAATATATGCATCTACACCACATTTAATTGCTGTTCATTGCGAGTTAGAACCATTGGTAAAAGAGCGCAAAGCCGCTTTTGAGGCTGAGTATGGCGATAAGTTGAATGCTTCTTTTCATCCGGTAATTAGGAGCGAAGAAGTATGTTTTCGTTCTTCTTCTTTTGCCGTGGCATTGGCAAAAAAGCACAACACGCGCTTACATATTTTACATATTACCACTGCCGAAGAGCTCGAACTTTTTTCTAACGAAATTCCATTGGCACAAAAGAAAATTACTGCTGAAGTTTGTGTGCATCACCTGCTTTTTACAGCCGATGATTATGAGCGTTTAGGAAATAAAATAAAATGCAATCCTGCCATTAAAGATAAGAGGCACAGTCCGGAATTGCTGAAAGCATTGTTAGATGGAAGAATAGATGTATTTGCCACAGATCATGCACCACACACAACAGAGGAAAAAAATCAACACTACAATGCGGCACCTGCAGGTGTGCCATTGGTTCAGCATTCACTAAATGTAATGTTGCAGTTTTATCACGAAGGGAAAATTTCGCTGCCGCAAATTGTAGAAAAAGGAAGCCATGCAGTAGCCACTTGCTTTAAAGTGAAAGAACGCGGCTACTTGCGCGAAGGTTATTTTGCCGATGTGGTATTGCTAGATGTAAACAAAGAATGGCAGGTGAAAAAGGATAACATTTATTACAAATGCGCTTGGAGTCCGTTTGAAGGCAAAACATTTAGAGGAGCAGTAGAGCAAACTTTTGTAAATGGGAATAGCGTGTTTAATAACGGCAATTTCAATGAAGCCGTAAAAGGGAAAAGATTGTTGTTCAATAAATAA
- a CDS encoding geranylgeranylglycerol-phosphate geranylgeranyltransferase, whose translation MQKILAFFRLIRWFNLLIAGASLLLFHFFIVVPSLGALTPTLHWWQAVLLAVSVMCIMAAGNAINDFFDYAQDKKFKPQKQVLGREISLDEVPYIIGTLNVVGIGLAAWLAYSVGNLKLVNVFLLSALLLWQYSSTLKKYALIGNAIVAGLCAIVFVLPVLFETQLTGSFMLPASKYYILTQMQGYAVFAFVVTLAREIVKDIEDVEADKAYNFTTLPVWLGVRVSAVVAGLLEVLLMAAVAFVMYVYWNNGLKNHFWYAVLFIQFPILVNVIPLFVAYNKTDFRVQSVMLKLTMVFGLVSIPLFYWFNK comes from the coding sequence ATGCAGAAAATACTTGCTTTTTTTCGTTTAATACGTTGGTTTAACTTGCTAATTGCAGGAGCTTCGCTTTTACTTTTTCATTTTTTTATTGTAGTTCCATCGTTGGGTGCGCTCACGCCAACCTTGCATTGGTGGCAGGCTGTTTTGTTGGCAGTAAGCGTTATGTGCATTATGGCAGCAGGCAATGCCATCAACGATTTTTTTGATTATGCACAAGACAAAAAATTCAAGCCTCAAAAGCAGGTGCTTGGAAGAGAAATTTCATTAGATGAAGTGCCGTACATTATAGGAACACTTAATGTTGTAGGTATTGGTTTGGCTGCTTGGCTGGCGTATTCAGTTGGCAACTTAAAATTGGTGAATGTATTTCTGCTGAGTGCATTATTGCTTTGGCAGTATTCTTCTACCTTAAAGAAGTATGCTCTTATTGGCAACGCCATTGTTGCCGGACTTTGCGCCATAGTATTTGTATTGCCCGTTTTGTTTGAAACACAGCTTACGGGAAGTTTTATGTTGCCTGCTTCTAAGTATTATATTCTAACGCAAATGCAGGGTTATGCGGTATTTGCATTTGTGGTTACGCTGGCTCGGGAAATTGTAAAAGATATAGAAGATGTCGAAGCAGATAAGGCCTATAACTTTACCACATTGCCGGTTTGGTTGGGCGTGCGCGTAAGTGCAGTAGTGGCAGGCTTGCTCGAAGTGCTGCTAATGGCTGCAGTAGCTTTTGTAATGTATGTGTATTGGAACAATGGCTTAAAAAACCATTTTTGGTATGCTGTATTGTTTATACAATTTCCAATTTTGGTAAACGTGATTCCTTTATTTGTGGCATATAACAAAACCGATTTCAGGGTGCAGAGTGTTATGCTGAAACTCACAATGGTATTTGGTTTGGTGAGTATCCCTCTTTTCTATTGGTTCAACAAATAA
- a CDS encoding phosphoribosylformylglycinamidine cyclo-ligase has product MEKYLQRGVSAGKEEVHSAVSNLYHGLYPKAFCKVFPDILGGNDSYVNAMSSDGSGTKSVLAYLYRKETGDASVWQGIAQDALVMNLDDLVCIGATDSFLFTSIVNRNKHLITGEDIAQIIQGSNEFCKRMAALGIHIHFMGGETADLGDVVRTVTVDASMTTRLPKSELILTDNIRPGLVVVGLASYGQASYETKYNSGISSNGLTSARHDVLSKFYAENFPETFEPSLQKDIVYCGTKRLTDALPGTPLSIGEALLSPTRTFAPVVKELKALLPGKIAALINCTGGAQTKVLHYLPQGLTVVKDNLLPVPPLFNLIQEESKTEWKEMYKVLNCGTRMEVYVEEGDAQTVIDAAAKFNIAAQKIGYVAAGSQPKVVVQSEHGTFEYI; this is encoded by the coding sequence ATGGAAAAGTATCTTCAGCGAGGCGTAAGTGCAGGAAAAGAAGAAGTGCACAGTGCAGTTTCAAACTTGTATCACGGATTGTACCCTAAAGCATTTTGCAAGGTTTTTCCCGATATACTTGGAGGCAACGATAGCTATGTAAATGCTATGAGCAGCGATGGCAGCGGCACTAAATCGGTATTGGCGTATTTATACCGGAAAGAAACAGGCGATGCCTCTGTTTGGCAAGGAATAGCACAAGATGCATTGGTAATGAATTTAGACGATTTGGTTTGCATTGGCGCTACCGATAGCTTTTTGTTTACCTCTATCGTAAATAGAAATAAGCACTTAATTACAGGAGAAGATATTGCGCAAATTATTCAAGGTTCAAACGAATTTTGTAAGCGCATGGCAGCTTTGGGTATCCACATTCATTTTATGGGTGGCGAAACTGCCGATTTAGGCGATGTGGTACGCACCGTTACCGTAGATGCTTCTATGACTACGCGCTTACCTAAAAGTGAATTGATTTTAACCGATAATATCCGACCGGGTTTAGTGGTGGTGGGTTTGGCTTCTTACGGGCAAGCCAGCTACGAAACTAAGTATAACAGCGGGATTAGCAGTAATGGTTTAACCAGCGCTCGCCACGATGTGTTGAGTAAGTTCTATGCCGAAAATTTTCCCGAAACCTTTGAGCCGAGTTTGCAAAAAGATATTGTGTATTGCGGTACTAAAAGGCTCACAGATGCGCTACCGGGAACACCACTTTCTATTGGTGAAGCATTGCTCTCGCCCACTCGAACATTTGCTCCGGTGGTGAAGGAATTAAAAGCATTGCTGCCCGGAAAAATTGCCGCGCTTATTAATTGTACCGGAGGTGCACAAACCAAAGTGTTGCATTATTTGCCGCAAGGTTTAACTGTTGTAAAAGATAATTTACTGCCCGTGCCGCCTCTTTTTAACCTTATTCAGGAAGAAAGCAAAACCGAGTGGAAGGAAATGTACAAAGTACTCAACTGCGGAACCAGAATGGAAGTGTATGTAGAAGAAGGCGATGCGCAAACGGTAATAGATGCCGCAGCAAAATTCAATATTGCCGCACAAAAAATAGGCTATGTAGCAGCCGGCTCACAACCTAAAGTGGTAGTGCAAAGCGAGCATGGCACTTTTGAGTATATATAA